The following proteins are co-located in the Vanessa cardui chromosome 15, ilVanCard2.1, whole genome shotgun sequence genome:
- the LOC124535785 gene encoding Golgi resident protein GCP60, with translation MANRSEGNQKVNPVKVPLETDQGIIESEERKWGLPLREVYKHGLSFYKDKEGKAIHLSYEDRLKLVAYTQQTAHGPLDVNSAPPLGVLDVIGRDRRSAWQALGQMSQVQAMAGFIHTLDRLCPMFKPFLEAIQKDVEDKKQRELKKTEDEKAHMELQNRIMLEKQKQESTKLSEEQQVQRIKDALNAQTYDQFLQYAQQQFPGNFDQQAILIRQLQDQHYQQYIQQLAVDQRLANSNLNYKEESDNDDQIEKEDCTKEHILNDSDEGLTDNKSLQTSEKNEMEYNEESREEAEEEDEETDGDGVEEARMWTREDIVQFKESARAGGGMLTVGHGETVTIRVPTHQRARCICWEFATDNYDIGFGLFFEWSKSPTSEVTVHVAESDDEDDADDDTYDEEYTIYGNNDPEVGGERRVLNSHRPMVNLVVPIYRRDCHMEVYAGSHTYPGEGVYLLKFDNTYSLWRSKTLYYKVYYTQ, from the exons ATGGCAAATAGAAGTGAAGGTAATCAAAAAgtgaacccagtaaaagtaccCTTAGAAACTGACCAAGGTATTATAGAAAGCGAAGAACGTAAATGGGGATTGCCATTGAGAGAAGTTTATAAACATGGACTCTCTTTTTATAAAG acAAAGAGGGAAAAGCCATTCACCTAAGTTACGAAGATAGATTGAAGTTGGTTGCATACACTCAACAAACAGCACATGGACCTTTAGATGTAAACTCGGCACCACCTCTGGGAGTGCTCGATGTTATAGGAAGAGATAGAAGATCAGCATGGCAAGCCCTAGGTCAAATGTCTCAAGTCCAAGCTATGGCAGGATTTATACATACTCTAGATAG GTTGTGTCCTATGTTTAAGCCATTTTTAGAAGCAATTCAAAAGGATGTTGAAGATAAAAAGCAGAGAGA attAAAGAAAACAGAAGATGAAAAAGCACATATGGAATTGCAGAATAGAATAatgttagaaaaacaaaaacaagaaagTACTAAATTATCAGAAGAACAGCAAGt GCAAAGAATTAAAGATGCACTGAATGCACAAACCTATGACCAATTTCTTCAGTATGCACAACAGCAGTTTCCAGGTAACTTTGATCAGCAAGCAATACTTATAAGACAATTACAAGATCAACACTACCAACAGTATATACAGCAACTGGCGGTGGATCAACGTCTTGCTAATTCTAACCTAAACTATAAAGAAGAGTCTGATAATGACGATCAAATTGAAAAAGAGGATTGCACAAAAGAACACATTTTGAATGACAGCGATGAAGGTCTCACAGATAACAA ATCATTACAGACGTCTGAGAAGAATGAAATGGAGTACAATGAAGAATCCCGAGAAGAAGCAGAAGAGGAAGACGAAGAAACTGATGGAGATG GAGTAGAAGAGGCCCGTATGTGGACCCGTGAAGATATAGTGCAGTTTAAGGAATCAGCGCGAGCTGGTGGCGGCATGCTCACTGTGGGGCACGGCGAGACCGTCACCATTAGGGTGCCGACGCACCAGCGTGCACGTTGCATATGTTGGGAATTCGCTACAGACAACTATGATATAG GTTTTGGGCTATTCTTTGAATGGAGCAAATCACCAACATCCGAAGTGACGGTGCATGTAGCTGAGAGTGATGATGAGGATGATGCAGATGATGATACATATGATGAAG AATACACAATTTACGGAAACAATGACCCAGAAGTAGGCGGTGAGAGGCGCGTTCTCAACAGTCATCGGCCGATGGTCAATCTCGTCGTGCCAATATATAGGCGAGACTGCCACATGGAG GTGTATGCTGGCTCTCATACTTATCCCGGAGAGggcgtttatttattaaaattcgatAACACATATAGCCTATGGCGAtctaaaactttatattataaagtctaCTACACACAGtaa
- the LOC124535660 gene encoding GATOR complex protein NPRL3, giving the protein MEVNPLNIFFVKSDSKGDRLLFRYPYTTENKDESKQKKFGRHNPYAINSAEDLLQNSQSQTSNICKGQLSGFTDEMLSTLFAVKAELCNRKFELKVNDVRFVGHPTLLPYRTNKDDTAAMILINIVFALQASASHSIVKCYYDLSKRLGKALRHEEKRCSYLTEEMKIMLAAHDEVSALDSEINSGENDDEEENSRHSVSSNTYSMDNGTSNVPKSAFHLILQRSSLARSMKSVFEELSSTGIVQVRINKWVLLSFCLPHKAHQIHNRGSIIEPETIDKCVQRLRPYHGILLMVNPNDLLASIPLDGSPALLRLIKLYSPLKSLQTLAIEADLTLTQAFQLTGHLVYWAKATVIYPLCEGNVYVVAPGANIHINSPLVDEFAKEFPGLCLLQMLSEFSLPAPLWYVSRGAWGARCGGRPARLVAWLLRRRLLLQLHTYVQFNSPHAPHWPRHPHAHYDGKEYFCEKHDSYYQSNSVSFSSLNQVQLNVPEPVEPRESINTFPDSDEDYPTQNNLNQTDFSHTKPIVIESEHTKYDKFHEVDSANHSFDDGIDVVDGLIKPTVNGCDYDTTKKIQKKVQGNSVDSGISNNLNGNGINGTENGHHNGHTDTKDMDVKSLPSRLSDLSLKESDNVIHRDTSSDDDKFESDVDVSPRLKNAHATTNGTEKKNGVSLNLKLQSEMSFQSPTVWSAPAGCDASDACRAPSEPPTTESLLDTFSADERAVLAAMPASGDPADLLLLAQLHKKGYFRGEQHLEEIMFMENVSRSQLMQLLDKFKDVLITFETEDPAVAMLYPY; this is encoded by the exons ATGGAGGTTAAtccattgaatatattttttgtgaaatctGATAGTAAAGGAGAcagattattatttagatatccTTACACAACTGAAAATAAGGATGAAAGTAAGCAGAAGAAATTTGGACGTCACAATCCATATGCAATAAATTCTGCTGAAGATCTGCTGCAAAACTCGCAATCTCAAACGTCAAATATCTGTAAAG GTCAACTAAGTGGCTTCACAGATGAAATGTTATCAACACTATTTGCTGTTAAAGCAGAACTTTGTAACAGAAAATTTGAGTTAAAAGTCAATGATGTGAGATTTGTAGGTCACCCTACTCTGCTACCCTATAGGACTAACAAAGATGACACTGCTGCTATGATACTTATTAATATAGTGTTTGCACTGCAAGCATCTGCAAGCCATTCTATtg taaaatgttattatgacTTGAGCAAAAGACTAGGTAAAGCTCTAAGACATGAAGAGAAGAGGTGTTCTTATTTGACCGAGGAAATGAAAATTAtg TTGGCGGCACATGATGAAGTATCAGCACTAGATAGTGAGATAAATTCTGGTgaaaatgatgatgaagaaGAAAATTCTAGACATTCAGTCAGCTCTAATACATACAGCATGGATAATGGAACTAGTAATGTACCTAAGTCTGCATTTCACCTAATTCTACAGAGAAGCTCGCTGGCGAGATCTATGAAGTCTGTCTTTGAAGAATTAAGTAGTACTg GTATAGTACAAGTCCGTATAAATAAATGGGTACTTCTATCATTTTGCCTGCCACATAAAGCACATCAGATACACAATAGAGGTTCCATCATAGAACCAGAGACAATTGACAAATGTGTGCAGAGGTTACGCCCTTATCATGGCATTCTACTTATG gttAATCCTAATGACTTGCTGGCATCAATACCTTTAGATGGAAGCCCTGCACTTCTAAGACTTATAAAGTTATACAGTCCTCTGAAGAGTTTGCAAACATTAGCCATTGAAGCAGATCTAACACTCACAcag GCTTTCCAGCTTACAGGGCATTTAGTGTACTGGGCTAAAGCAACAGTCATATATCCGTTATGTGAAGGTAATGTTTATGTAGTCGCGCCTGGAGCGAATATACACATAAACTCGCCACTCGTCGACGAATTTGCCAAGGAGTTTCCTGGGCTGTGTTTATTACAA ATGCTGAGCGAGTTCTCGCTGCCGGCGCCGCTGTGGTACGTGTCGCGCGGCGCGTGGGGCGCGCGCTGCGGCGGGCGGCCGGCGCGCCTCGTGGCGTGGCTGCTGCGGCGCCGGCTGCTGCTGCAGCTGCACACATACGTGCAGTTCAACTCGCCGCACGCGCCGCACTGGCCGCGACACCCGCACGCGCACTACG ATGGTAAAGAGTATTTTTGCGAGAAACACGACTCCTACTACCAGTCAAACAGCGTGTCGTTCTCGTCGTTAAACCAAGTACAACTGAACGTTCCCGAGCCAGTTGAACCAAGAGAGAGCATTAATACATTTCCAGATTCGGACGAAGATTATCCAACGCAAAATAACCTCAACCAGACTGACTTTTCACATACGAAACCTATCGTTATCGAATCCGAGCACACGAAGTACGATAAATTCCACGAAGTAGATTCGGCGAATCATTCGTTCGATGACGGTATCGACGTGGTCGACGGCCTAATAAAACCTACCGTCAATGGTTGCGATTATGATACAACTAAGAAGATACAAAAGAAAGTACAAGGAAATTCTGTCGATAGTGGTATATCGAATAATCTTAACGGTAATGGTATCAATGGGACGGAAAACGGACATCACAATGGACACACGGATACAAAGGATATGGATGTAAAGAGTTTACCCTCAAGACTCTCGGATCTGTCTTTGAAGGAATCTGATAATGTGATACACAGGGATACGAGTAGCGATGATGATAAATTCGAAAGTGACGTAGACGTGTCGCCGAGGCTCAAAAACGCTCATGCGACGACAAATGGAACGGAAAAAAAGAATGGAGTGTCGTTGAATCTTAAGTTGCAGAGTGAAATgag CTTCCAGTCGCCGACGGTGTGGAGCGCGCCGGCGGGCTGCGACGCGTCGGACGCGTGCCGCGCGCCGAGCGAGCCGCCGACGACGGAGTCGCTGCTCGACACGTTCTCGGCCGACGAGCGCGCCGTGCTCGCCGCCATGCCCGCCTCCGGGGACCCGGCCGACCTGCTGCTCCTCGCGCAGTTACACAAGAAAG GTTACTTCCGCGGCGAACAACATCTTGAAGAAATAATGTTCATGGAGAATGTTTCCCGATCGCAGCTAATGCAACTTCTCGACAAGTTCAAGGATGTACTTATTACATTTGAAACAGAGGATCCCGCTGTCGCTATGCTATACCCATACTAA
- the LOC124535578 gene encoding motile sperm domain-containing protein 1-like, which translates to MKNFPVFVFPVSLEFYLNARHTHKQLLTVYNPYDFSVNFKVLCTSPNKFTVIDPEGIIAPQSCIDIVVRYTQPSIAHCNTTEKFRITMFDRNTQQALGKRDVPTKLIEGEPSNTNPESLGDNFHPLATKAAPIRPSEEHSRVICNHPLHHREQQPINVVAVAVSICCIAALLLPTQPEQVVKSQWPEWLHIGSSLKLVFAFVLGLVSMLVLRP; encoded by the exons atgaagaatttCCCTGTGTTCGTGTTTCCCGTGTCACTGGAATTCTACTTGAATGCTAGGCACACTCATAAGCAATTATTGACTGTTTATAATCCTTATGACTTCTCCGTAAattttaaag TTTTATGCACATCTCCAAATAAGTTTACAGTTATTGACCCTGAAGGAATTATAGCTCCTCAAAGTTGCATAGATATTGTTGTGCGATATACACAACCTTCCATTGCCCACTGCAACACGACAGAAAAGTTTAGAATAACTATGTTTGACAGAAATACCCAGCAg GCTCTAGGTAAAAGAGATGTTCCAACAAAGTTAATAGAGGGGGAACCTTCCAATACAAACCCAGAAAGTCTTGGAGACAATTTTCATCCATTAGCAACAAAAGCAGCACCTATAAGACCTTCAGAAGAACATTCTCGAGTTATATGTAATCATCCCTTACACCACcg AGAACAACAACCTATCAATGTTGTAGCTGTTGCAGTCAGTATATGTTGTATAGCTGCTTTGCTCTTGCCCACACAGCCAGAGCAGGTTGTTAAATCACAATGGCCAGAGTGGCTACACATAGGATCAAGTCTTAAATTAGTATTCGCCTTTGTGCTTGGTTTGGTGAGTATGTTAGTTTTAAGACCATag
- the LOC124535577 gene encoding beta-1,4-galactosyltransferase 2-like isoform X2 yields MRHYVFKKKVLYCGIFVITLIILLHPDRNARGTYEFIAKNNIFNNLLQETALNFSSTAISDCDYYDIINDDTTLPISIIEEDLVEGHRIREGGEYAPLDCRPKFSTAIIVPYRDKAEQLRGFLVYMHMFLRRQHIHYRIYVVEQVDSRPFNRAKLMNIGAVAAMQAGYPCLVLHDVDLLPLKPANLYACTKLPRHMSSSINQFRFVLPYLNQFGGAISIASKQFKEVNGMSNEYFGWKGEDDDLYSRLETHNLKLTRFEPATSRYYMSSHQKQEIKRSKDKAQL; encoded by the exons ATGCgtcattatgtatttaaaaaaaaagttttgtactgcggtatttttgtaataacattGATTATACTTCTTCACCCCGATAGAAATGCTAGAGGGACATATGAAtttatagcgaaaaataatatattcaacaatTTACTACAAGAAACGGCACTAAACTTTTCAAGCACAGCTATATCAGATTgtgattattatgatattattaacgATGACACTACACTACCAATAAGTATTATTGAAGAGGATTTAGTTGAGGGTCATAGAATTAGAGAAGGTGGTGAATATGCACCCCTTGATTGTAGACCAAAATTTAGTACAGCAATTATTGTTCCATACAg GGACAAAGCGGAGCAGCTACGAGGATTTCTGGTGTATATGCATATGTTCCTCCGAAGACAACACATCCATTATCGAATCTATGTGGTGGAGCAAGTTGACTCTCGGCCTTTCAACAGAGCCAAGCTAATGAACATTGGTGCTGTGGCTGCTATGCAGGCAGGATATCCTTGCTTAGTCTTACATGATGTGGACTTGTTGCCTTTAAAACCTGCAAATTTGTATGCCTGTACTAAACTTCCAAGGCATATGTCTTCTAGCATCAATCAATTTAG GTTCGTATTGCCATATCTCAATCAATTTGGAGGTGCTATATCAATAGCTTCTAAACAGTTTAAGGAAGTAAATGGAATGAGTAATGAGTATTTTGGTTGGAAAGGAGAAGATGATGATCTGTATTCAAGACTTGAGACTCATAATCTAAAACTGACTCGTTTTGAACCGGCCACCAGTCGCTATTACATGTCATCACACCAGAAACAAGAAATAAA GAGGAGTAAAGATAAAgcacaactttga
- the LOC124535577 gene encoding beta-1,4-galactosyltransferase 1-like isoform X1 yields MRHYVFKKKVLYCGIFVITLIILLHPDRNARGTYEFIAKNNIFNNLLQETALNFSSTAISDCDYYDIINDDTTLPISIIEEDLVEGHRIREGGEYAPLDCRPKFSTAIIVPYRDKAEQLRGFLVYMHMFLRRQHIHYRIYVVEQVDSRPFNRAKLMNIGAVAAMQAGYPCLVLHDVDLLPLKPANLYACTKLPRHMSSSINQFRFVLPYLNQFGGAISIASKQFKEVNGMSNEYFGWKGEDDDLYSRLETHNLKLTRFEPATSRYYMSSHQKQEIKNKRNNLFYHTKESMVTDGLNSLKYIEVATVLHPLFTHIMVDL; encoded by the exons ATGCgtcattatgtatttaaaaaaaaagttttgtactgcggtatttttgtaataacattGATTATACTTCTTCACCCCGATAGAAATGCTAGAGGGACATATGAAtttatagcgaaaaataatatattcaacaatTTACTACAAGAAACGGCACTAAACTTTTCAAGCACAGCTATATCAGATTgtgattattatgatattattaacgATGACACTACACTACCAATAAGTATTATTGAAGAGGATTTAGTTGAGGGTCATAGAATTAGAGAAGGTGGTGAATATGCACCCCTTGATTGTAGACCAAAATTTAGTACAGCAATTATTGTTCCATACAg GGACAAAGCGGAGCAGCTACGAGGATTTCTGGTGTATATGCATATGTTCCTCCGAAGACAACACATCCATTATCGAATCTATGTGGTGGAGCAAGTTGACTCTCGGCCTTTCAACAGAGCCAAGCTAATGAACATTGGTGCTGTGGCTGCTATGCAGGCAGGATATCCTTGCTTAGTCTTACATGATGTGGACTTGTTGCCTTTAAAACCTGCAAATTTGTATGCCTGTACTAAACTTCCAAGGCATATGTCTTCTAGCATCAATCAATTTAG GTTCGTATTGCCATATCTCAATCAATTTGGAGGTGCTATATCAATAGCTTCTAAACAGTTTAAGGAAGTAAATGGAATGAGTAATGAGTATTTTGGTTGGAAAGGAGAAGATGATGATCTGTATTCAAGACTTGAGACTCATAATCTAAAACTGACTCGTTTTGAACCGGCCACCAGTCGCTATTACATGTCATCACACCAGAAACAAGAAATAAA aaataagaGGAACAATCTATTTTATCACACCAAAGAAAGCATGGTCACTGATGGActgaattcattaaaatacatagAAGTGGCAACTGTTCTTCACCCATTGTTTACTCATATCATGGTTGATTTGTAA